Within Ovis aries strain OAR_USU_Benz2616 breed Rambouillet chromosome 3, ARS-UI_Ramb_v3.0, whole genome shotgun sequence, the genomic segment AGCATCTTCATCACCACAAAGATTCCTTGGGTTGTCCTTTTATAGCCactcctctctccccagcccccagcccctctccccccgATCCCGGCCTTGGTAACCACTAATGTCTTCTCCTGTCCGTAATTTTGTCCTCTCAAGAATGTTGTATATGCGACCCTTTGCGATGGACTCAATTCACCACGGTAACCTGGAAATTCATCTAGCTTATCATGCGTATCGGTAGCTCATTCCTTTTTAGTGCTAAGCAGTGCTCCATGGTTTGGATGTACCCGTCTTTGATTAACCACTCAGGTGCTAAAGGAGGACTGAGTTCTTTCTGTTTGGGGCGGTGAGAAATAAAACTGCACTGCATGTGCGCATgtaagtgttttgttttggtcgTGCTTGATTTCGGTTGCTGCGTGtaggtcttctctggtggctgcgATCAGGGGCTGCTCTGTCGCAGTGAGTGGGCtgctcattgcagcggcttctctcgtggctgagcgtgggctctaggcacccaggcttcagtagttacagctcaCAGGTTCTAGAGCACGCCCTCactagttgtggggcatgggcttattTGCTCAGTCTCATGTGGTATCTCCCCcgacccgtgtcccctgcattggcaggcggttcttatccactggaccaccggggaagtcccacaTATAGGTTTTTTGtgacataaatttttatttctcagggATAAATGCCTAGGAGTGGGTCATACAGTAGTTGAAGACTTAGTTTTTAAGAGTTGCTGcacctttttgcatttttctgggTCTTCACTAGCTCTCGGggttttcacttttttgtttcaGGCATTTTGCTAGGTGTCgcggtatctcactgtggtttggaTTTGCCTTTGCCTGATGGCTAAGGACGTTGAACATCCTCTCCTGAGTTCACCTACCATTGCAGAGCCTCTTTCGTGAAATGTCTGTTCCTGTTTTGCCCCTTTTCTAACTGGATGGTTTGCATTTTTTGCTGTGATTTGAGACTTCGTTATTCTAGATTCCAGTCCTCAGTCAGATGTGTGGTTTGCAGATACTTTCTCTcagtctgtagcttgtctttcCATCCTCTTCACAGggtcttttgcagagcagaagttttaagtTTTGATGAGATACAGTTTATCAGTTTTTCCAAAGATTTACATTAtgctttttaaagaacttttctaGTTTTGTGTTTCCCATTTAAATGCTGATCCGTTTTGAGTTTGTTCTTGAATAAAGACTGAGGTTTAGGGAGATGCTCCTTTCGTGCCTGGGGGTGTCCAGGTCCTTGGGTCCATTGTTCAGAAGATGCTCCTTATCGCCTGTCAGCCGTCACTTGGAAGTGTTTGTTTGGGTCTCTTTCTGGGGTCTCTGGGCTGTGGCACTGCTCCGTGTGTCTGCCCCTGCACAGGAAGACGTTTTAACCTCTCCGTCTCCTAGCCTATAGCGCCAAGCAGGAGTTTCTGTTCCTGACTGCTGTGCCTGACACAGGGAGGTCGCCAGGAGAGACACACTTGCCTGAGGAGCTGAAGGTGAGCATGGCCAGGCCCTGCCTGCGCTGACCCCCCTGCCCGTTCTTCCCAGAGCATCTCCCTCTCACCTGCTCTCCCTTGCAGCCCCAAGGGGCTCTCCCATCATCGGACTCCTTAGAACAGGACCGGGGCTGGTGAGCTCCATTACCTGCTCACAGAGGCTAAACTTCTGGTACCCTGATGCGACTGCCAGGCATTGCCTTCCACGTGTCTCAGGCTACATTTCAGAGAAGCAAAATTGCATGCTCAGCACTGAGGAGGTGGAATGATGGCTCCTGCCTTTGAAAAACCCATACTGAGTGGCCTAAGgcattttcttaaattaataaaGCAGATACAGCAGTGCACCAGCTTATCTTGAACAGCCACCATCTGTGTAGACAGCAGGTCCTTAGGTGCGGCTCGCATGCTTACACTCAGGTTGCGTGGAGGTGGGGAGCAAGGGAGCAGAGCTGGTCTCCCTAAAAGTCCTGAATGACGAGGACCCTGCCTTTGCCAGGGCATCAGGGGCCCTCGTGCGgtcagcacagtgccaggcagaCAGACAGCCCACCCGCCCCTTGGGTTGTCCAGGCTGAGGTTGAGGAGAGACGGGGTCAGCAGCCTCTGGCTGCTCTGTGGTCTGGCACATCCACAGCCTGAGCCCTGGGCCCCTGAAACTCGCGCCTGCTGTCCAGCTGTTTCAGCCGGGCGGCCCCGGCCTCCACAAGTTAACGCCTGGcatgagggcagggcagggctcctCCCACAGGCGCTCACGCTGCCCCGGTGCCCGTTCTGCCTTGTTCCCTGCAGCCGACGGGGAAGATGTTGGTTGAGCCCCTGGTCTACACGCAGCGCCTGGAGCTCATGAGGAACGTGTGCCGGGAGGATACTCTGAGGAACCTCTCCCACACCGCCATCTCCAAGTTTGTCCTCGACCGGATTTTCGTCTGTGACAAGCACAAGATTCTCTTCTGCCAGACCCCCAAAGTGGGCAACACCCAGTGGAAGAAAGTGCTCATTGTGCTGAATGGTGTGTGCAGTGCTGGGTGAGGCCCGTCCCGCCCGGACCTCAGGGTCTGCGGGGAGGGGGTTGGAGGGGCTGGGAAGGGCAGCCAGGGAGACCCGGGAGGGCCGGCAACTCACAGACAGCTCGctggtgtttttcctttttatggccacgctgtgcagcacgtgggatcttagttctctagcCAGGccttgaacctgtgccccctgcagtggaagtgaggagtcttaaccactagaccacctggaaattccctggtgttTTTCCTATTCCTGTCTCACATTATATATTGGCAGGGTTCACCTAGGCAGTCCACACCCACCATCAGGGCCTTCCGGCTCCCTCCAATTCTGcctgccgcccccgccccccaagtTCATCCCTTTTCTTCCCTGCAGTCACTGCGTTGATTCTTATGAATCTCTCGCTCTGTCTTAGGAGGTCAAGGCTCTACACTCACTGAGTCACCTGGCAGCTGCCCTCACAGCTGCTCTCCTGTGCGGAGAAGGACCCACAGCCAGTGCCTGGGGTGGGGTGACCCCTGTCAGTGGGTCTGGGGGTCTCCCCACCCACAGTCAACCCCATCTTACAACGAGCAGCCATGTTCAGAGGATTTAATTGACTTGCTTCAGGAAATGTAGTGTTTACTCAGGAGCAAATTAAATCACTGGAAAGTGCCCTCATGCTCTGCATGTTTCGATTCCTTACCACTGTTTCCAGATGccgtgtttgtttgtttaaactcTAGTTACTCTGAACCGCCCATGATAATTATGGGCTGTATTAAATTCagcttcaaaagaaaaataatcataatggACAGCAGTGTGACTCCGAATCAAGAATCGGACCTCGGAGCCCCATGGGGTCTGcgtccccctgtccctgggcctACTGCTGCTCTCAGAGGCAGTGGTTAGAGCTGGTGTCATTTGACCTTTTCACTGGCTGAttggggaaggaaaggagacacTTGCTTTATCTTCTGGTGGTCATCAACATGCTTCTGGAGTAATCTGACAGTATGTTGGCTTTTAACATTGGAGAATGAGGTTACAGATCAAATTTAAAACAACAGATGTACCAGAGTCTTACACGTTTGCTGCCACAGTATGAAGCATTTGTCTCTGAAGGAGAAGAATCCGTTGATGAGAGCAGGACACAAATGGGCGCAGTTTGCCAGtgcatatatgggcttcccaggtggcatggtggtaaagaacccacctgccagtgcaggagacacaagagacacggattccatccctgggtcgggaagatcccctggaggagggcgtggcaacccactgcagtgttcttgcctggagaaccccacggacagaggagcctggcaggctacagtccatggggtggccaagagtcagacagggctgaagcgacttggcacagcaGGAGGACGACAGTCCTGAGGCTGCCTTCGGCTGTCCCTGGACGCACCCACAAGGCGACAAGTACCAGAGCAGGTCCAGGTGCAGACCCACAGAGCTGCCCTCCTGTCAGCCTTGGGAGTAGGTGGGACACCTTGCTCGTTTACAACCGTCCAGTCTCAGTGCTTAGCGCAGGGTTCTGGGTCAGGGCTTAAATATTCTGGAGAGACTGCAGTCCCTGCTTTGAAGGCCCAGCAGAGAGCCTTCCCTGCCAGACCATGAGTCTAACAGGGAAGGATTAATACATGGGTGGATGTGAAGGGTGGCGAGGCCTTGACTAGCACCCCAGCACACCAACACTTTATTTCCATTTGCCGGAGTTGAGAAATGAGGGAGCACCTACCCaactcccccaaccctgggaggAGCCCCCCAGGTTCCAGTCGGCAGCCTGGGTCCAGCACTGTGGCTCTTGGTCCCGCCCTGCCTCCTCTGATGCTCCTTGTCCTCCTCTGAGCCCTGCTTCATCTGCATCCCTTCACCCGAGCATCAGCCTGGCTGATCCAGCACCAAACACGCTGGCCACTTGCCAGCCTGGGATGCTGTGAGGTTCCCCAGAAGCCTCTTAGGCCCGGGTGCTCTGGTGCTGGGAGCGATGGAGCGGATCAGCCGGGCGCTTCCTGGTCCTGCTTCTCTGATGTCTGCCCCCAGTTTCAGAGGAGAGGAAGCTTTGCAGGTTTCAGGCATCCTGCTTGCAGGCAGTGATCTTTCTTACATGCAGGTTGAGCATCATTCAGGTGCTCCTGCCTGTAGGCCTAACTCCCTCTTCCTGACTCCTCCGTTTCCTCCCGTTGGCTCCTGGATCACCAAAAGCTGCTCTTCAGTCTCACCCTGCCACAGGAGCAGTTGAAATTAGGAGCTGAGACCTACATGTGGATACTGGGGGATGGTTTGTGGGGAGTGTGGACCTGCATTCTGAGATGGGCATCTCTCTTTAAGGGCAGCAGTGGCTAGCTTAAGAGGCGACCAGGCCAACACaacttccccaccccaccccccgttTGCTTCCCAGGAGCCTTCCCTTCCATCGAGGAGATCCCTGAGAACGTGGTGCATGACCACGAGAAGAACGGCCTCCCACGACTCTCCTCCTTCAGCGAGGCTGAAATCCAGAAGCGGTAGGGGTGGGGacaggtggggaggaggagggtaggcaggggtggggaagaggaggggtggggagggatagggaggaggagggtgggcaggggtggggaggaggagggtcgggaggaggaaggtggggagggatggggaggagggtgggcaggggtggggaaagggggaCGCTGATAAAAGCCCAGGTTCCGCTCCTCTACTCGTTGCATTACCCAGACATCTCCAAGAGCTGCTCATTTGTGTTGGTGAGAGGCAGCCAGGCACACACCCAATGTTCAGTGcatttaaattcacatttttcaTGAGAATTTCGAAATTTCTCCACCCTAACCTTCACACAGGCCATCAAAATGAAAGTTACATGGCGGTCTTAGTGAAAATGACTGGTCGTTTTTGTTCTGCTTTGCTTTGGTAATGTTTTATGGGTTTCTTTCTGAGCATGACCTTTGTTTCCTAAGAAAGGGGTTTGGCTTGCAGGTAGACCCGCTttgtttctcatttccttctgcGGTGCTGCGTGGGCCTCCGGGGCAGCAGTCCCCTAATGAGTGGCCAGGTGGGCTAGACCCAGCAGCGGTAGAGGGAGGCCAGCCTCGCTGGCCACAGCCGGGACGGAGACTGGCACAGGGAAGGTTCCGGAGCTGACTGGACAGTTCTCTTGAGAGCTGTGAAATGGCCCCAAAAGACGAGGTTTAAAAGGAACACGTGCACAGTATGCCAGCCAGTGTCAGGGCACCGAGTGGTCTTTGAGCTCCCTTGCTTTTCAGCTGCTTCACTTCCATTGCTTCTGGCTCTGGTTGTTCACTCTTTCCAGCTTGTACAGCCTCAGAAATGCCAAATGCCAAATCAGAGACTGTCCTGGGGGCAGGTGGTTCTGTCACCCACCTCAGCATTGGTCTTGTGGGGCTTTTGTGAGAGCAGCCGAACCGGGACCTGTAGCGCTGAGAgggggcctggcctgggggagTGCCTGGGTCACAGCAGTAGCGCTGAGAGGGTGCCTGGCCTGGGGGAGTGCCTATAGCGCTGAGAGGGCGCCTGGCCTGGGGGAGTGCCTGGGTCACAGCAGTAGCGCTGAGGGTGCCTGGCCTGGGGGAGTGCCTGGGTCACAGCAGTAGCGCTGAGGGTGCCTGGCCTGGGGGAGAGCCTGGGTCACAGCAGTAGCGCTGAGAGGGCGCCTGGCCTGGGGGAGTGCCTGGGTCACAGCACTGTCATCATCATTACAGGCTCATCACACAGGTACCCCTGGGCCACCACCGCCCCCTCCGGGAGCTCCCCCAGACCCTCTTCCTGCCAGCTGGAGCCTGGTGACTCCCATTTTCTCTtacttcccccccaccccccatttttCCTTCCCCTGGCAATTTTGAATAGAGTCACTCACTTCCTCTGGCTTCAGCTGTTCCTCACTTGATCAAGCAGGTTTCTACTCTTTCGGTTTTCTGCCccaaaacaaacttttaaaaacattcctGAAGTTAATATGGGGTAATGGTTAACAAGAGGATCTGCCTCCAAGGGTGGCTGTGTGAATTCAGTAAGAACTGTGTGCAATGCCTTTGGCACAGGGCCCAGcctggcggctgctgctgctccagccATCACGCTTCACTCTTCCCCGCCTCACACCCCATGGCCAGCACCACCAGCAGCATTGGGTTAACTTCTTCTTTATCTTCCACCTTTTTCCTTAGCTTGAAAACATACTTCAAGTTTTTTATCGTAAGAGATCCTTTTGAGAGACTGATCTCAGCGTTTAAGGATAAGTTTGTCCACAACCCGCGCTTTGAGCCTTGGTACAGGCACGAGATCGCCCCCGGCATCATCAGAAAGTACAGGAGGAACCGGACGGAGACCCGGGGCATCCAGTTTGAGGATTTCGTGCGCTACCTGGGTGACCCCAACCACAGGTGGCTGGACCTCCAGTTCGGGGACCACATTATCCACTGGGTGACGTACGTGGAGCTGTGTGCACCCTGTGAGATCACGTACAGCGTTGTTGGGCACCACGAGACCCTGGAGGACGACGCCCCATACATCCTCAGAGAGGCGGGCATCGACCACCTGGTGTCCTACCCCACCATCCCGCTGGGCATCACCGCGTACAACAGAACCAAGGTCGAGCACTACTTCCTGGGCATCAGCAAACGAGACATCCGGCGCCTGTATGCGCGGTTTGAGGGGGACTTTAAGCTCTTTGGGTACCAGAAACCAGAGTTTTTGCTAAACTAACGTGTAGCACCATGCGTTCAGATATCTTCGTTAGACCAGAGGCTAACCAGGTGGAGCTCAGGCACAGAAATGACACTTCTTCCATCTCCCTCCTCTTGAAGACAGCCACTCCCTGAGGACTGGGGTGCACCTTGCCCAGTGAAGCTGGACCCTGACTGTTAGGACGTAGTCTGCACATAAGGTACATGGAGGGTCCTGGCCCCCACCCTCCAGTGCCACCGAGCCTCTGCTGTCCCTAGGGTGGTGGGGATAGCATTAAACATTTGCAGTCAAACAGAGCCGGGGGAATATCAGACGGCCTTGGTTGTCTCCCTCGGTTGTCAGACACCTGCAGGGTGGGCTGTCCTGTCTGTCCCCAGGGGACAGCAGGCATGGCACCCAGCACTTTTAAGAGAGGTGGACAAGCCGGTACCCTGCAGACATCCCAGGGGCCAAGACAGGATCAGATCTGCGTGATAAAGTCACGCTTCTGGCTCTCATCTTGGCTGCCGCTGTCATCACAGAGCCAAACCCTTCTCTCCATGGCTCTCTAGTTCCCAAGAAGTTCAGGAATGACCCAGGGGTGTTCCTCCGCCGTTCACCTTTTCAGAATACATGCTGTGTGCTCCTCGGCCAGATTTCCACACCTTTACCTGCCAAGTGATTATCTCATTCAGTCCAAGAGATCCAGTTTTGGGAAGTGAGGGGAGTGTCCATTCTTCCCACCCGAGGAAGGGAGCCTCTTTGGGGGCCTTAAAGGGAGCGTGGCCTGGGAAGAGGCAGGGCTGGCTGGG encodes:
- the CHST10 gene encoding carbohydrate sulfotransferase 10 isoform X1 — its product is MRNAHPQGSSQALAGKVAEWLMSDNMHHQWLLLAACFWVIFMFMVASKFITLTFKDPDAYSAKQEFLFLTAVPDTGRSPGETHLPEELKPTGKMLVEPLVYTQRLELMRNVCREDTLRNLSHTAISKFVLDRIFVCDKHKILFCQTPKVGNTQWKKVLIVLNGAFPSIEEIPENVVHDHEKNGLPRLSSFSEAEIQKRLKTYFKFFIVRDPFERLISAFKDKFVHNPRFEPWYRHEIAPGIIRKYRRNRTETRGIQFEDFVRYLGDPNHRWLDLQFGDHIIHWVTYVELCAPCEITYSVVGHHETLEDDAPYILREAGIDHLVSYPTIPLGITAYNRTKVEHYFLGISKRDIRRLYARFEGDFKLFGYQKPEFLLN
- the CHST10 gene encoding carbohydrate sulfotransferase 10 isoform X2, producing the protein MSDNMHHQWLLLAACFWVIFMFMVASKFITLTFKDPDAYSAKQEFLFLTAVPDTGRSPGETHLPEELKPTGKMLVEPLVYTQRLELMRNVCREDTLRNLSHTAISKFVLDRIFVCDKHKILFCQTPKVGNTQWKKVLIVLNGAFPSIEEIPENVVHDHEKNGLPRLSSFSEAEIQKRLKTYFKFFIVRDPFERLISAFKDKFVHNPRFEPWYRHEIAPGIIRKYRRNRTETRGIQFEDFVRYLGDPNHRWLDLQFGDHIIHWVTYVELCAPCEITYSVVGHHETLEDDAPYILREAGIDHLVSYPTIPLGITAYNRTKVEHYFLGISKRDIRRLYARFEGDFKLFGYQKPEFLLN